A window of Calorimonas adulescens contains these coding sequences:
- a CDS encoding PIG-L deacetylase family protein yields the protein MKKRHTYLFMILFILLTYILGITTYAFSAVDYSFMRTNSDNISKEPVKPGNRILIVVPHPDDETIGMGGGIYNWLKQGKKIKVVIMTNGDGFRKAVIENLKVQNPVSSDYIKLGKMRQNESIEALKELGLSPKDVIFLGYGDGTLSYLWWANWESSKPRNAANGYAYSPYSNSYVKHTGYAGENVLANLTQIIKDYDPTDIFYPDPDDMHPDHWATSNFVRLAVEKSNCKATLYSFLVHHYQWPVPLLYVPETGLYPPLSLETSGTKWHINPLDNATVRIKHKAMLKYKSQYKVMAGFLDSFIRKNELFGTYDDRYYLVGKDIKPNFTQRGPLPYAVIQSGVNDNPLLRIEGSDDISAVGLASDGNNYYFALQMRGNANKDTSYFLNALILYKDGKMGRLRINIKDFKAEEIMDSKDSIDVGNISAGHYKNRIWFTVPANKIGSPTKIFLNAETYFIEKRIDKTAWRMVMPQYGP from the coding sequence ATGAAGAAAAGACATACATATCTTTTCATGATCTTATTTATACTGTTAACCTATATCTTGGGAATAACAACCTATGCCTTTTCAGCAGTAGATTATTCTTTTATGAGGACAAACTCTGATAATATTTCAAAAGAGCCTGTAAAGCCAGGGAACAGGATTCTTATTGTAGTCCCTCACCCTGATGATGAAACTATAGGCATGGGAGGAGGAATATACAACTGGTTAAAACAGGGCAAAAAAATAAAAGTTGTTATAATGACCAATGGCGATGGATTTAGAAAGGCTGTAATAGAAAACCTTAAAGTCCAGAACCCAGTATCGTCTGATTATATAAAACTTGGTAAAATGAGGCAGAACGAATCCATAGAGGCATTAAAAGAGCTTGGATTATCTCCAAAAGATGTTATTTTTCTCGGGTATGGTGACGGCACTCTGTCCTATTTATGGTGGGCCAACTGGGAAAGTTCAAAACCTCGAAACGCTGCTAACGGCTATGCCTATTCACCTTACTCCAACAGTTATGTTAAACACACAGGATATGCAGGTGAAAATGTACTGGCAAATTTAACTCAGATAATAAAGGACTATGACCCTACAGACATATTTTACCCAGACCCTGATGATATGCACCCTGACCACTGGGCCACAAGCAACTTTGTCAGGCTTGCCGTAGAGAAATCTAACTGTAAAGCGACACTGTATTCTTTTTTGGTACATCACTACCAGTGGCCTGTCCCTTTGCTATATGTTCCTGAAACCGGACTTTATCCACCACTTTCCCTGGAAACAAGCGGCACAAAGTGGCATATAAATCCACTTGACAATGCAACAGTCAGGATAAAACATAAGGCTATGCTTAAATATAAATCCCAGTACAAGGTAATGGCCGGCTTTCTTGATAGCTTTATAAGAAAGAATGAACTCTTTGGGACATATGACGATAGATATTACTTGGTTGGTAAGGATATTAAACCCAATTTTACCCAGAGAGGCCCTCTTCCTTATGCCGTTATTCAGTCGGGGGTAAACGATAATCCTCTTTTAAGGATTGAAGGTAGCGATGACATAAGTGCAGTAGGCCTGGCCTCTGATGGAAATAACTACTATTTTGCTCTTCAGATGAGGGGCAATGCCAATAAGGATACTTCCTATTTCCTGAACGCACTCATACTTTATAAAGATGGTAAGATGGGAAGGTTGAGGATAAATATCAAGGACTTTAAGGCTGAGGAAATAATGGACTCAAAAGATAGCATAGACGTCGGAAACATAAGTGCAGGTCACTATAAAAACAGGATATGGTTTACAGTACCAGCAAATAAAATAGGCTCTCCCACAAAGATATTTTTAAATGCTGAAACATATTTTATAGAGAAGAGAATAGACAAAACAGCCTGGAGGATGGTCATGCCTCAATACGGTCCTTGA
- a CDS encoding GNAT family N-acetyltransferase translates to MLVTDILEIKDIWEEIESQDAITPFSTWSWGYNWLRYWNKAPHVYINEFGIAPFILYRGKLRFIGFNNSDYQGFLIVKGKEREFYAALSEELLKEGVHMVDLENVPEYLSEFQINGFEKKILDQDICPYINLPEDIDHYMAVINKRFRKNIEYYWRRLNRDHNVTYDVVNSEEDIEPAMLRMIEFHQKRWNKKLLPGAFYSQRIIQFHLHVAKDFFKKGYLDLHRLMIDGDVAAVLYCFHKGRSTYYYIGGFNEAYRNMSVGNLLIWLAIGTSIERGDVVFDFLRGGELYKGNFCNMEKMNKRVILYRGGIGRIQAGIIEKENSLVMAIKDRIEA, encoded by the coding sequence TTGCTGGTCACTGATATCTTGGAAATAAAAGATATATGGGAAGAGATAGAATCTCAGGATGCTATAACACCCTTTTCGACCTGGTCATGGGGCTATAACTGGCTGAGATACTGGAATAAGGCTCCGCACGTCTATATAAATGAGTTTGGCATAGCTCCCTTTATATTATACAGAGGCAAATTAAGATTTATAGGTTTTAATAACAGTGATTATCAGGGTTTTTTAATAGTAAAGGGTAAAGAAAGGGAATTTTATGCGGCCCTGTCAGAAGAGCTGCTTAAAGAAGGGGTTCACATGGTTGACCTTGAAAATGTACCGGAGTATCTGTCTGAATTTCAAATTAATGGGTTTGAGAAGAAGATTTTGGACCAGGATATCTGCCCGTACATAAACCTGCCTGAAGATATAGACCATTACATGGCTGTGATTAATAAGCGTTTCAGAAAAAATATTGAATACTACTGGAGAAGGCTTAACAGGGACCATAACGTCACATATGACGTTGTAAACAGTGAGGAAGATATAGAGCCAGCAATGCTAAGAATGATTGAGTTTCATCAGAAAAGATGGAATAAAAAACTTTTGCCCGGTGCTTTCTACAGTCAAAGGATTATACAGTTTCACCTGCATGTGGCAAAAGATTTTTTTAAAAAGGGATATCTTGACCTTCACCGCCTTATGATTGATGGAGATGTGGCGGCTGTACTCTATTGTTTTCATAAGGGCAGGTCCACTTACTACTATATTGGTGGCTTTAATGAGGCATACAGGAATATGAGCGTAGGCAATCTGCTGATCTGGCTTGCTATAGGGACATCTATTGAGAGAGGGGATGTTGTATTTGACTTTTTGAGAGGTGGCGAGCTGTACAAGGGCAATTTTTGCAACATGGAAAAAATGAACAAGAGGGTTATATTGTATAGAGGCGGCATAGGAAGGATACAGGCAGGCATTATAGAAAAAGAAAACAGTCTGGTGATGGCCATCAAGGACCGTATTGAGGCATGA
- a CDS encoding DedA family protein: MGSIWSYVYELLIKYSYIGLYLGLAVEGTGMPGPVELFFLAAAYFIHIHRMSMIYTVITATLGNLSGNLLAYLAGYYGGRPVVEKLNRYLHIKDEDFEKLQGWFNKYGGITNMISRWIGITRTPAIWAAGIMRINILSYTVFSLIGDLVWVIFWTLLCVYAYININWLLNLPAEYKLAAVALISVIIYFAWRVFFKNLRREDV; the protein is encoded by the coding sequence ATGGGAAGCATTTGGAGTTATGTTTACGAGTTATTGATAAAATACAGTTATATTGGACTTTATTTAGGCCTGGCCGTAGAGGGTACAGGTATGCCGGGGCCTGTGGAGCTGTTTTTCTTGGCTGCGGCATATTTCATACACATCCACAGGATGTCTATGATATACACTGTCATCACAGCCACACTTGGCAACCTTTCAGGTAATTTATTGGCTTATCTTGCTGGATATTATGGAGGGAGGCCTGTAGTGGAAAAACTCAACAGGTATTTGCATATCAAGGATGAGGATTTTGAGAAACTGCAGGGTTGGTTTAATAAATATGGTGGGATTACGAATATGATAAGCCGATGGATAGGGATAACAAGGACTCCGGCTATATGGGCAGCGGGAATTATGAGGATCAATATTCTTTCATATACTGTATTCTCGCTTATAGGTGACCTTGTATGGGTAATCTTCTGGACACTGCTATGTGTTTATGCCTACATAAACATCAATTGGCTTTTAAACCTGCCTGCCGAATATAAGCTTGCTGCAGTGGCCCTGATATCTGTAATTATATATTTTGCATGGAGGGTATTCTTCAAGAACTTGAGAAGGGAAGACGTTTAA
- a CDS encoding thymidine kinase — MVGKLEVIRGCMFSGKTEELIRRLHRLKYAKQTYILYKPAIDNRYEEAHVVSHNGFKLQAIPVEGSRDILEDVLRQEAEGNHFDVIGVDEVQFLDRGIVEVSKTLIHKGYRVILAGLDTDFRGEPFGPMGDLLAIADEDERLYAICSVCGQPAIMTQRIINGEPARWDDPTILVGGVDRYEARCREHHIVVK, encoded by the coding sequence ATGGTAGGTAAATTGGAGGTTATAAGGGGATGCATGTTTTCAGGAAAGACGGAGGAGCTCATAAGGAGGCTTCATCGGTTAAAATATGCCAAACAGACCTATATCTTGTACAAGCCGGCGATAGATAACAGGTATGAAGAGGCCCATGTGGTTTCGCATAACGGTTTTAAACTTCAAGCAATACCTGTGGAGGGCTCAAGGGATATACTGGAAGATGTATTGAGGCAGGAGGCAGAAGGGAATCATTTTGATGTGATAGGGGTTGATGAGGTCCAGTTTTTGGATAGGGGGATTGTAGAAGTTTCTAAAACATTGATACATAAGGGTTACAGAGTGATATTGGCAGGTCTTGATACTGACTTTAGAGGAGAGCCTTTTGGACCGATGGGGGATCTTTTAGCCATAGCAGATGAAGATGAGAGGCTGTATGCCATATGCTCTGTATGTGGACAGCCTGCAATCATGACGCAGAGGATAATAAACGGAGAGCCCGCCCGATGGGATGACCCCACTATTCTTGTGGGTGGTGTAGACAGGTATGAGGCCAGGTGTAGAGAGCACCATATAGTGGTAAAATAA
- the garR gene encoding 2-hydroxy-3-oxopropionate reductase yields MKVGFIGLGIMGRPMAKNLIKAGYSLVVMGHRNRTPVEELVSLGAEEAKTPGDVGKLSDLVITMLPDSPEVREVVLGEDGLINGMRPGSILIDMSSISPAASKEISNELAKKGIRMMDAPVSGGEQGAIDGTLAIMVGGSESDFEECLPVLRAVGKSIVRVGDIGSGNTAKLVNQIIVAGNIAVMSEAFAMGVKAGADPERIYEAIKGGLAGSRVLDAKLPAILKRNFTPGFKLKLHIKDLKNALDEAHDIAAFLPITSMVMEMMQNLKADGKDEMDHAALVQFYEKIVGSEVKNN; encoded by the coding sequence ATGAAGGTAGGTTTTATAGGGCTGGGTATAATGGGCAGGCCTATGGCTAAAAATCTTATCAAAGCGGGTTATTCTCTCGTTGTAATGGGTCATAGAAACAGGACACCTGTTGAGGAACTTGTATCCCTTGGGGCAGAGGAAGCCAAAACTCCTGGAGATGTTGGCAAACTTTCTGACCTGGTTATAACGATGCTGCCTGACTCGCCGGAGGTAAGGGAAGTGGTCCTGGGAGAAGATGGCCTTATAAATGGTATGAGGCCTGGCTCCATCCTTATTGATATGAGTTCAATCTCACCGGCGGCATCTAAAGAGATAAGTAATGAGCTTGCTAAGAAGGGAATAAGGATGATGGACGCTCCTGTAAGCGGAGGTGAACAGGGGGCAATTGATGGGACACTGGCCATAATGGTGGGTGGTAGTGAATCAGACTTTGAGGAATGTCTGCCAGTACTCAGGGCTGTAGGGAAGAGTATAGTAAGGGTGGGTGATATAGGCAGCGGCAATACGGCAAAGCTGGTAAACCAAATAATCGTGGCAGGGAATATTGCAGTTATGTCTGAGGCCTTTGCAATGGGGGTAAAGGCCGGGGCTGATCCTGAAAGAATATATGAGGCTATAAAGGGCGGCCTGGCCGGAAGCCGTGTGCTGGATGCCAAGCTTCCTGCTATATTAAAGCGCAACTTCACACCTGGCTTCAAGCTTAAACTTCATATAAAGGACCTTAAGAATGCACTGGATGAAGCCCATGATATAGCGGCATTTTTACCTATAACATCTATGGTGATGGAGATGATGCAAAACCTCAAGGCAGATGGTAAGGATGAGATGGATCATGCAGCTTTAGTCCAGTTTTATGAGAAGATTGTCGGCTCTGAGGTTAAAAATAATTGA
- a CDS encoding 2-hydroxyacid dehydrogenase: MFKVLLTREIPGVAMEKLKREVDLEYVSGETKLTKEEIVEKIKGKDGIISMLDDPIDADVINASPNLKVISNYAVGFNNIDIKTATKKGIVVTNTPGVLTNATADLAWALLMAVSRRIVEGDKYLRAGKFHCWGPKLMLGYEFAGKTLGIIGMGRIGSAVAKRAKGFDMHVIYYKRRRLSEEEEREIGAEYVSLDELLSRSDFISIHTPLTEDTKNMLGEEQFKKMKKNCILVNTARGPIIDEKALAKALKEGWIAGAGLDVYENEPAVTPELLELDNVVLEPHIGSATYEARERMAEMVVEDCLAVLNGKKPQNIVNKEVYEK; this comes from the coding sequence ATGTTTAAGGTACTTTTAACCCGTGAGATACCAGGAGTTGCTATGGAAAAACTAAAAAGAGAGGTTGACTTGGAGTATGTGTCCGGGGAGACCAAGCTTACGAAAGAGGAGATTGTGGAAAAGATAAAAGGCAAGGACGGCATAATATCAATGCTGGATGACCCAATCGATGCAGATGTGATAAATGCCTCACCAAACCTCAAGGTTATTTCCAACTATGCGGTTGGTTTTAATAATATAGACATAAAGACGGCTACAAAGAAGGGCATAGTTGTCACAAATACGCCCGGGGTGCTAACCAATGCTACAGCAGATCTGGCGTGGGCACTTCTCATGGCTGTCTCGAGGAGGATAGTTGAGGGGGATAAATACCTCAGGGCTGGTAAGTTCCATTGCTGGGGGCCAAAGCTCATGCTTGGTTATGAGTTTGCAGGAAAGACCCTTGGGATAATTGGTATGGGAAGGATAGGCAGTGCCGTTGCAAAGAGGGCAAAGGGGTTTGACATGCATGTCATATACTATAAGAGGCGCAGGCTCTCAGAGGAAGAAGAAAGGGAAATAGGGGCTGAGTATGTGAGCTTAGACGAACTCCTATCCAGGTCGGATTTCATATCGATCCACACACCGCTGACTGAGGATACCAAAAATATGCTGGGTGAAGAGCAGTTTAAAAAGATGAAGAAGAACTGCATACTGGTAAATACTGCCCGTGGTCCGATAATAGATGAAAAGGCTCTGGCAAAGGCATTAAAAGAGGGGTGGATAGCAGGTGCAGGGCTGGACGTTTATGAGAATGAACCTGCAGTTACGCCTGAGCTTTTGGAACTTGACAATGTGGTATTAGAACCACATATAGGCAGTGCCACATATGAGGCCAGGGAGAGGATGGCTGAGATGGTTGTGGAGGACTGTCTTGCCGTACTTAATGGTAAGAAACCGCAAAATATAGTAAATAAAGAGGTATATGAAAAATAA
- a CDS encoding acyltransferase gives MGRLKELDVLKGLAITAVIAIHTTSDGLIKFDVSSYSYMVYLFINRLSQFAVPAFIFASSLLLSYVYRERFRTITIRHLKDFYLKRLMRIIPPYMSWTFIYLLTKYVITGGATPLTIHNYLKYIITGNGYYHLYFVIIILQLYLFMPFIVFLISHVKIKFCHMLLISALIQILFYYVYQSYIVHYFQRSAVLVAWYILLVFTGSWIGINYEAYTRKEKYIATCLPVAIVSGVSYIYLYHLLNLSIYVPLSVFNLVWYIYVTSAALSLLYISKRLRIRSLESAGRLSFGIYLIHPLLLSIMNGIYNTGNIMMYHLYTLFEFLTIYAVSYIITAALENTAWSKYIVG, from the coding sequence GTGGGAAGACTTAAAGAACTGGACGTTTTGAAGGGCCTGGCCATAACAGCCGTTATAGCAATACACACCACCAGTGATGGCTTAATAAAATTCGATGTATCTTCATACTCATATATGGTATACCTTTTTATCAACAGGTTATCTCAGTTTGCAGTACCCGCTTTTATCTTCGCAAGCAGCCTCCTGCTCTCCTATGTCTACAGAGAAAGGTTTCGCACAATAACCATCCGCCATCTCAAGGATTTCTATCTGAAGCGTCTTATGAGAATAATCCCGCCATATATGTCGTGGACATTTATATACCTGTTAACCAAATACGTAATCACAGGAGGTGCAACACCTCTCACAATACATAATTATCTTAAATATATAATCACCGGGAATGGCTATTATCACCTTTACTTTGTGATAATAATACTGCAGCTCTACCTTTTTATGCCATTCATAGTATTTCTTATATCTCATGTAAAAATTAAATTTTGTCATATGCTGTTAATTTCGGCACTCATACAGATACTCTTTTATTATGTGTATCAGTCCTACATTGTGCACTATTTCCAGCGAAGCGCAGTCCTCGTGGCATGGTATATACTTCTTGTATTTACAGGCTCGTGGATCGGCATAAATTATGAGGCATACACTCGAAAGGAAAAGTATATTGCCACATGTCTCCCTGTAGCTATTGTCTCAGGTGTATCTTATATATACCTCTATCATCTTTTAAACCTTAGCATATATGTACCTTTGTCGGTATTCAATCTGGTATGGTATATATATGTAACATCTGCAGCTTTATCACTCCTTTATATTTCCAAAAGACTAAGGATACGGTCCCTCGAGAGTGCAGGCAGGCTCTCATTTGGCATATACCTGATACATCCACTCCTGCTTTCCATTATGAATGGCATATATAATACCGGTAACATCATGATGTATCACCTATACACCTTATTTGAGTTCCTGACTATATATGCTGTATCTTATATCATTACAGCAGCCCTTGAAAATACTGCTTGGAGCAAATATATCGTTGGATAA
- a CDS encoding FAD-dependent oxidoreductase — protein sequence MPILCGFTNSKCRSQENRKPEILLNNESNIKGIDNPKFVKAVDVLDGKKEAGMNVLIVGGGMVGVETADFLGAHYHNVTIVEMLPEIARDEQAAVKYFLMERLNKYGVKAITGATVKEFLDDGVVYEKDGKEEKLTGFDTIVLAMGAKAYNPLEEKIKGKIPEVYVIGDAVKARKALEAIEEAARVAVKI from the coding sequence ATGCCAATTTTATGCGGATTTACAAATTCAAAGTGTCGGAGTCAGGAAAACAGAAAACCTGAAATTTTACTCAACAATGAATCTAATATAAAAGGTATAGACAACCCCAAATTTGTCAAAGCAGTTGATGTGCTGGACGGAAAGAAAGAAGCCGGCATGAATGTCCTCATAGTCGGTGGCGGTATGGTGGGTGTTGAGACAGCAGACTTCTTAGGTGCGCACTATCATAATGTTACGATAGTAGAGATGCTGCCGGAAATAGCAAGGGATGAACAGGCAGCAGTCAAATACTTCCTCATGGAGAGGCTGAATAAATACGGTGTCAAAGCTATTACCGGTGCCACAGTAAAGGAGTTCCTTGATGACGGTGTGGTATATGAGAAAGACGGAAAAGAAGAAAAGCTCACAGGATTTGATACGATAGTCCTGGCCATGGGTGCCAAGGCATATAACCCGCTGGAAGAGAAGATAAAGGGAAAGATACCTGAGGTATATGTAATTGGCGATGCTGTAAAGGCCAGAAAGGCTTTGGAGGCCATAGAAGAGGCTGCAAGGGTAGCAGTGAAGATATAA
- a CDS encoding MoaD/ThiS family protein, producing MVITVKFYSFYQNLAGKESIQVQMPDHSTLGDLLDTLKELFPQLFPEAEKALFIINQKAAVRESVLNDGDQVLMLAILSGG from the coding sequence ATGGTTATAACTGTGAAGTTTTATTCATTTTATCAGAACCTTGCCGGCAAAGAAAGTATTCAGGTTCAGATGCCTGACCACAGTACTTTGGGCGATCTGCTTGATACCTTAAAGGAGTTGTTTCCACAATTATTCCCAGAAGCGGAAAAAGCCCTGTTTATTATTAATCAAAAGGCTGCAGTTAGGGAGTCTGTCTTGAATGATGGGGATCAGGTACTGATGCTTGCCATTCTTTCGGGTGGATGA
- a CDS encoding aldehyde ferredoxin oxidoreductase C-terminal domain-containing protein translates to MKRLQTIAAEKLGKGSEYLQTARNIELPMHDPRLAPGYARTYQYDPPPGRHVKGGLGMVQMSNPDPAKYNYENTGEADYSATVFSEVLDCAGLCLFITLTGQAEAIPKLLEAVTGIEPQEAMAAGARVLNMRQAFNVREGLRPSDFNIPLRSVGKPPLEKGPTANCTVDNEKLGDNFFAAVGWDRTTGKPYREVLERLGGMDDVIADLYN, encoded by the coding sequence TTGAAGCGTCTGCAAACCATTGCTGCGGAGAAACTAGGCAAGGGCTCAGAGTATCTGCAAACTGCACGCAACATTGAACTGCCTATGCATGACCCAAGGCTTGCCCCGGGGTATGCTAGAACCTACCAGTATGATCCCCCACCAGGTCGCCATGTTAAAGGCGGCTTGGGCATGGTGCAGATGTCAAATCCTGATCCGGCCAAATATAATTATGAAAACACAGGTGAAGCTGACTATAGTGCTACGGTTTTTTCAGAGGTGCTTGACTGTGCCGGATTATGTTTGTTCATCACTCTTACGGGACAGGCAGAAGCGATTCCTAAGCTCCTGGAGGCGGTAACGGGGATTGAGCCGCAAGAGGCTATGGCTGCTGGAGCAAGGGTACTTAATATGCGGCAAGCTTTCAATGTTCGAGAGGGCTTGAGACCATCAGATTTTAATATACCCCTCCGCTCTGTAGGCAAACCTCCTCTGGAGAAAGGGCCCACCGCAAACTGCACAGTTGATAATGAGAAGTTGGGTGATAACTTTTTTGCTGCTGTCGGATGGGACCGTACTACGGGGAAACCTTACCGCGAGGTGCTTGAACGACTAGGTGGCATGGACGACGTAATAGCTGACCTGTATAATTGA
- a CDS encoding response regulator transcription factor, with the protein MATKKPKILSSYSGKNSCTNVTISNYSFKLVPFIVPAVSDTVETIYAVYITPNPSVEKISCSEAAQYFGLTPRELEIAKLIERGFSNQEIADELSISIHTVKAHTENIFKKMNVNSRTAVIYKMKEMMCLNRE; encoded by the coding sequence ATGGCTACAAAAAAGCCTAAAATTTTATCCTCTTACTCGGGGAAGAATTCCTGCACCAACGTCACTATATCTAATTATTCATTTAAACTTGTCCCATTTATCGTCCCTGCAGTGTCAGATACAGTGGAAACGATTTATGCTGTATATATTACCCCTAATCCATCGGTGGAAAAGATTAGTTGCAGCGAGGCGGCACAGTACTTTGGCCTAACTCCAAGGGAACTGGAGATAGCCAAGCTGATAGAAAGAGGGTTTAGCAACCAGGAGATTGCCGATGAGCTCTCTATAAGTATCCATACTGTAAAAGCTCATACAGAAAACATATTCAAAAAAATGAATGTGAACAGCAGAACAGCAGTGATCTATAAGATGAAAGAAATGATGTGTCTTAATAGAGAGTAG
- the lipA gene encoding lipoyl synthase, producing MKKPDWLKVRVSSEELEKMQVFLSNMSLNTVCQSADCPNIGECFAKRTATFMIMGNICTRGCRFCAVDKGHPLPLDEDEPRRVAEAARKLGLRHAVVTCVTRDDIPDGGAQHFAKTINELRKIPSLTVEVLVSDFMGNEESIKTVVMARPDVINHNIETVPRLYSMVRPRADYQRSLNLLKRVKELDDNILTKSGIMVGLGELEDEVIEVMQDLRDIDCDMMTIGQYLRPSGKHIEVAEYITPEQFKRYREIGYQMGFKYIASGPLVRSSYHAGEGIEKIRAV from the coding sequence ATGAAAAAGCCTGATTGGCTCAAGGTCAGGGTATCATCGGAAGAACTTGAAAAAATGCAGGTTTTTTTGAGCAACATGTCACTTAATACCGTCTGTCAAAGTGCAGACTGTCCAAATATAGGAGAATGTTTTGCTAAGAGGACAGCTACATTTATGATTATGGGGAATATCTGCACCAGAGGTTGCAGATTCTGCGCTGTGGATAAGGGTCACCCTCTCCCGTTGGATGAGGATGAACCCAGGAGAGTGGCGGAAGCTGCAAGAAAACTGGGACTTAGACATGCAGTTGTCACCTGTGTTACCAGGGATGATATACCTGACGGTGGGGCGCAGCACTTTGCAAAGACAATAAATGAGCTCAGGAAGATACCCAGCCTCACTGTGGAGGTGCTTGTATCAGATTTTATGGGCAATGAAGAATCCATAAAGACTGTGGTCATGGCCAGGCCGGATGTCATAAACCACAATATAGAGACAGTACCGAGACTGTACTCCATGGTAAGGCCCAGAGCGGATTATCAGCGGTCCTTAAACCTCCTAAAAAGGGTTAAAGAGCTGGATGACAATATACTTACCAAGTCCGGTATCATGGTTGGCTTAGGTGAATTGGAGGATGAGGTCATAGAGGTAATGCAGGACCTTCGGGATATAGACTGCGACATGATGACCATAGGCCAGTATTTAAGGCCATCGGGAAAGCACATAGAGGTGGCAGAATATATCACACCCGAACAGTTCAAAAGATACAGAGAGATTGGTTATCAGATGGGTTTTAAATATATAGCGTCCGGACCGCTGGTAAGAAGTTCTTACCATGCTGGAGAGGGCATAGAAAAAATAAGGGCTGTATAG
- the lipB gene encoding lipoyl(octanoyl) transferase LipB, with protein sequence MRRGEVLKLGLIPYLKGKEIQLAAMERVKSGETDGVLIILQHPPVYTIGSAGGFDNILIPMEELEKRAEIYKVERGGNITFHGPGQIVAYPVFDLTKWGKDVHLYVDKLEEVIIRLLAEYGIKAGRKAKYTGVWMDDEKICAIGVAVRHWITWHGLAFNVNTDLSYFNLINPCGITDFGVTSLNKLGIDEDILSVRERMIGRFKDVFDIGFEEISLSRLVANEDEKA encoded by the coding sequence GTGAGGAGAGGAGAGGTCTTAAAACTGGGTTTGATACCCTATCTCAAAGGTAAAGAGATTCAGCTTGCCGCCATGGAAAGGGTAAAAAGCGGAGAGACAGATGGGGTGCTTATTATCCTCCAGCATCCGCCGGTGTATACCATTGGCAGTGCCGGGGGTTTTGATAATATTTTAATCCCGATGGAGGAACTTGAGAAAAGGGCTGAGATCTATAAGGTGGAGAGGGGTGGCAATATCACCTTTCATGGGCCTGGCCAGATTGTGGCCTATCCCGTGTTTGACCTTACTAAATGGGGTAAGGATGTACACCTCTATGTGGATAAGCTGGAGGAGGTCATCATAAGGCTCTTGGCGGAATATGGTATAAAAGCAGGGAGAAAGGCCAAATACACCGGCGTATGGATGGACGACGAGAAGATATGCGCCATAGGTGTGGCCGTAAGGCACTGGATAACATGGCATGGCCTGGCCTTTAATGTAAATACAGACCTTTCATATTTCAACCTGATAAATCCCTGCGGCATAACAGATTTTGGAGTTACATCCTTGAACAAGCTTGGCATAGATGAAGATATATTAAGTGTAAGAGAGAGAATGATTGGCAGGTTTAAAGATGTGTTTGATATAGGGTTTGAGGAGATATCCTTAAGCAGATTGGTGGCGAATGAAGATGAAAAAGCCTGA